GGGTGCAAGCTTTTCTTGGCCTTTGTGCAGATGCAAAACGTTCCGCTGTTCGAGAAACTCAACTGGACATCGCTGGGTCAGCGGGACCTGCACGGGCATCCGCATATGAAGATGCGCGCCGATCTGAGCAAATATCCCGCCATTGAGGACCCGGCTCGCGGGTGGATGGCCCTGACCCGAAAGACCACGGGATGACAGACATCGCCGCTCTTGCCGCAAGTCTTGCCACGAACCCGAATGTAACGGGCAAGCGTGACATCGACGTGGCCTGTGCGGCCCTTGGATTGACCCAAGACAGCTTTGGCCGCCCCGGTGACGATGCCGCAGCCATCGCGGATGGTGACGGCTGGCAGTTGATGGCGACAGAAGGGTTCATGAACGATTTCGTCGCAAGCGCCCCTTGGTTTGCGGGATGGTGCGCGGTGATGGTCAACATGTCCGACATCCTCGCGATGGGCGGGCGGCCTATCGCGGTGACCAACGCGCTTTGGGCCCCCGATGCAGCAACAGCGGCTGAAATCTTGCGCGGGATGAAGGAGGCGTCGGGGGCCTATGGCATTCCGATTGTTGGCGGCCACACCAACCTGCGCACCGAGCAGCCACAGCTTGCCGCTGCAATCTGGGGCCGGGCGCGCGCCTTGATCACCAGTTTTGACGCAGGCCCCGGCGACGTGGTGATCGCATGCGCCGACCGGCGCGGTGGATATGCGGGGAAGACCAGCAATTTCCCCGCCTTTCTCGACGCGCCGCACGACCGTTTGCGCGGCGATATGGAAATTCTGCCGCTCCTGGCTGAGTCTGGTCTTGTCACGGCTGGAAAGGACATCAGTCAGGGTGGGATTGCGGGCACGGCGCTGATGCTGGCGGAATGCTCGGGCGTCGGGATCAGCATCGACCCTGCCAAGATCACGCCGCCCGATGGTGATCTGACCCGCTGGATGACCGCCTTTCCCAGCTTTGGCTTTCTGCTGACGGCCACGCCTGCAAATGTTGACGCGGTTCTGTCGCGCTTTCACGCGCGGGCCATTGGGGCCGAGGTTATCGGCGCTGTTACCGCAGGTTCAGTCCTGAGCCTGTCGGACGGCGTTGACGCGCATCCTATCTGGGACCACGCCGCGCAGCCCTATCTTGGCCTGCCGCCTGTGAAGGAACCTGCCTATGCCTGAAGCC
The nucleotide sequence above comes from Roseovarius mucosus. Encoded proteins:
- a CDS encoding sll0787 family AIR synthase-like protein, which translates into the protein MTDIAALAASLATNPNVTGKRDIDVACAALGLTQDSFGRPGDDAAAIADGDGWQLMATEGFMNDFVASAPWFAGWCAVMVNMSDILAMGGRPIAVTNALWAPDAATAAEILRGMKEASGAYGIPIVGGHTNLRTEQPQLAAAIWGRARALITSFDAGPGDVVIACADRRGGYAGKTSNFPAFLDAPHDRLRGDMEILPLLAESGLVTAGKDISQGGIAGTALMLAECSGVGISIDPAKITPPDGDLTRWMTAFPSFGFLLTATPANVDAVLSRFHARAIGAEVIGAVTAGSVLSLSDGVDAHPIWDHAAQPYLGLPPVKEPAYA